One window of the Nicotiana tabacum cultivar K326 chromosome 4, ASM71507v2, whole genome shotgun sequence genome contains the following:
- the LOC142180029 gene encoding uncharacterized protein LOC142180029, whose amino-acid sequence MDHKVKDCPNPNPLSYTHIEGSVQKPITTHSQANRGARPRNIQAAGSGGANQASGSRSTALVYAMRQKNDQDGPDVVVGKFHLFGISVVTLFDPRSSHSYVCSSLAFPDTVKSVRLDFDVLVTSPLGHQAIVNRIYRDCPFMIQNLVFPADLLEMPFQDYNVIVGMDWLHRHHALVDFRLKQVTFRTPTYSHIVVQGERSLKANIISAVLARKMICQGCDAYLAHIVDTRLGSPSLKDIPTVCDFPVVFPDDLPGLPPEKGD is encoded by the coding sequence ATGGATCATAAAGTGAAGGATTGTCCTAATCCTAATCCTCTTTCTTATACGCATATAGAGGGATCAGTTCAAAAGCCTATCACTACTCATTCTCAAGCTAATAGAGGTGCAAGACCTAGAAATATACAAGCGGCGGGTTCAGGTGGAGCTAATCAGGCTAGTGGGTCGAGATCTACTGCACTAGTCTATGCTATGAGACAGAAAAATGACCAAGATGGCCCGGACGTGGTTGTTGGTAAATTTCACTTATTTGGCATATCTGTTGTTACATTATTTGATCCTCGATCTTCGCACTCTTATGTTTGCTCATCACTTGCATTTCCTGATACTGTTAAATCTGTAAGACTTGACTTTGATGTGTTGGTCACGAGTCCATTAGGTCATCAAGCTATTGTTAATAGGATTTACCGAGATTGTCCATTCATGATTCAAAATCTGGTCTTCCCTGCAGACTTGCTTGAAATGCCCTTCCAAGACTATAATGTTATTGTTGGTATGGATTGGCTCCATAGGCACCATGCATTAGTTGATTTTAGGTTGAAGCAAGTGACTTTTAGAACTCCTACATACTCACACATAGTAGTTCAAGGAGAAAGATCATTAAAAGCTAATATTATTTCTGCGGTCTTGGCAAGGAAGATGATTTGTCAAGGTTGTGATGCCTATCTTGCTCATATAGTCGATACACGATTGGGGAGTCCAAGTCTGAAGGACATACCGACCGTGTGCGACTTTCCTGTTGTATTTCCTGATGATCTTCCTGGATTGCCTCCAGAAAAGGGAGATTGA